A region of Ignatzschineria larvae DSM 13226 DNA encodes the following proteins:
- the pstA gene encoding phosphate ABC transporter permease PstA: protein MSSSNNIRQATMTQAERTAVIEARKKKQQRRKYINKFAITLSLIAMAFGLFWLIWILWTTATKGMGGISLQFFTEMTPPPNSEGGGLLNAIVGSGILILWATVIGTPLGILAGIYLAEYNAEGKLSAVIRFINDILLSAPSIVIGLFVYTVVVVRMGHYSALAGIIALALIQIPIVIRTTENMLLLVPNTLREAAYALGTPKWKIILRITLKSSLSGIVTGILLAIARISGETAPLLFTTLSNQFWSTNVMEPMASLPVTIYNFAMTPDSNLQALAWSGVFFITMAILLLNIIVRVFFKSNTKND from the coding sequence TGACGCAAGCAGAACGCACTGCTGTGATTGAAGCACGCAAGAAAAAGCAGCAACGCCGGAAATATATCAATAAATTCGCCATTACCTTATCGCTCATTGCAATGGCTTTTGGTCTCTTCTGGTTAATCTGGATTTTATGGACGACAGCGACAAAAGGAATGGGGGGCATCTCTCTGCAATTCTTCACCGAAATGACACCACCCCCGAATAGTGAGGGGGGCGGTTTACTCAATGCGATTGTGGGCAGTGGAATTTTAATCCTTTGGGCAACTGTTATCGGGACACCTTTAGGTATTTTGGCCGGGATCTATCTGGCAGAATATAATGCCGAAGGGAAGCTCTCAGCGGTTATTCGTTTTATCAACGATATCCTCTTATCAGCACCCTCTATCGTGATTGGTCTCTTTGTCTATACTGTTGTGGTCGTTCGAATGGGGCACTATTCAGCACTTGCCGGGATTATTGCTTTGGCTCTGATTCAGATCCCTATTGTGATTCGTACTACAGAGAATATGTTACTGCTCGTACCGAATACACTTCGGGAAGCCGCGTATGCCCTTGGAACACCTAAATGGAAGATTATTCTACGGATTACCTTGAAATCATCTCTATCAGGAATTGTTACAGGGATTCTATTAGCGATTGCTCGAATTTCAGGGGAAACCGCACCGTTACTCTTCACGACGCTCTCTAATCAATTCTGGAGTACGAATGTGATGGAGCCAATGGCAAGTTTGCCGGTTACAATCTACAACTTTGCAATGACGCCAGATAGTAACTTGCAAGCACTTGCGTGGTCAGGGGTATTCTTTATCACAATGGCGATCTTGTTACTCAATATTATCGTTCGGGTCTTCTTTAAGTCCAATACGAAAAACGATTAA